A window of Mycolicibacterium holsaticum DSM 44478 = JCM 12374 genomic DNA:
CGCTCGACGTCACCGACCGCGAGTCGTTCGCGACGTTTCTGGACAAGGCCCGCACCGACGGCGGCGGCCATATCGATGTGCTGATCAACAACGCCGGCGTGATGCCGATCGGGCCGTTCCTCGAGCAGTCCGAGCAGTCCATCCGGTCCTCGATCGAGGTGAACCTGTACGGCGTGATCGCGGGCTGCCAGCTGGTACTGCCGGGGATGATCGCGCGCCGCAGCGGCCACATCATCAACATCGCCTCGCTGTCCGGGCTGATCCCGGTGCCCGGTCAGGTCGTGTACGTGGGCGCCAAGTTCGGCGTGGTCGGGCTGTCGGCCGCGCTGGCCGACGAGATGGCCCCGCACGGCGTGGACGTCTCGGTCGTCATGCCGCCGTTCACCAACACCGAGCTGATCTCGGGCACCAAGAGCGGCGGAGCCATCAAGCCGGTGGAGCCCGAGGACATCGCCGCGGCGGTCGTCAAGACCCTGCAGAAACCGAAAACCCATGTGTCGGTTCCACCTCCGCTGCGCTTCACCGCGCAGGCCGCCCAGATGCTCGGGCCGCGCGGACGCCGGTGGCTGAACAAGAAACTCGGCCTGGACCGGGTGTTCCTCGAGTTCGACACCTCTGCGCGGCAGGGCTATGAGCAGCGCGCGCAGGCCGCCCAGGGCGTGGTAGAAGGACCGGACAAGAAGTAGCCCGCCGACCGCTTCCATGCGGCGCGAACGTTCCTTACCGCCCGAACTTTCGCGGAAGTTTCGAGTGGTAAGGAACGTTCGCGGCGGGTTCACATTGATGCGCCCGCGGCACGCAAAGCCGCTCGAGTGCGACCGATGACGACATGGGGACGGTTGCGGAGCATGTTCGCGCTGACGCGAATGATCCGCCATCCCAAACCCTGGAATTTGGCCTGCTTCTCGATGTCCTTCTCCCGGACCCGGGGGTCCGTCCAGTGCTGAATCCCGTCGTACTCCACGCCGACCCGCCACTCGTCCCAGCCCATGTCGATGCGGCCGACGAAATCACCCCATTCATCAAAGACCTCGAGCTGCGTGCACGTCGGCCGCAACCCGGCCTGCGTCAGGATCAGTCGGGTACGCGTCTCCTGGGGCGACTCCGCACCGGCATCGGACAGGCTGATTGCTTCACGCAACTGGACGATGCCCCGTGCACCGCGGTGGCGATCGGCGAGCAACTGGATGTCAGCGGGCTTGAGCTCGGTCGCCTGCATCAGCGCGTCGAGCCGGATCACGGCTGTGGTGAGCCCACGGCGACGTCCCAGGTCGTAGGCCGTTCGTGCGGGGGTGGTCGCCGGTATACCGTTCACGACACATACCTCGTCGTCCGCGAGCTTGTCGGAGTGCAGCAAGATTCCCGTGGTCTTGTGGCGATGTGGCTGATTGATTTCGGCAGGCAGGTGCGCGTCGATCCATAGCGTGCCGTGCAGCGCGGCGGCGGAAAGACCGGCAGCGGTGGCGCGCCGCTCCGACCACAGCCACGCCGCCACTGCCTTGTCGACAGCCGTGACGACGTATCCGCTGGGTACGTACACGTTGCGAAACACTGCGTCGTGTCGGGTGGCCAGCTGGTACCGGTTGACGACTCCGGCGGCCACCGCTTCCGAACCAATGAATGGGCCCATGGGTATAAGACGCGCGTGGCCCGGCGCCCGGTTCCATGCCGCGCGAACGTTCCTTACCGCTCGAATTTCGGCCAGAAGTTCGAGTGGTAAGGAACGTTCGTGGCGCCGTTAAAGCTTCAGGACCCGAACACCGGGCGCGGATCCCCGCTGCGGTACGCCTCGACGGCATCGAGGTTCTCGAACAGTTCCTCGAAGCCGAACTGGTAGTCATCGCTGGTGCCGACGAACACCACGTGGACGACGTCTGCCCC
This region includes:
- a CDS encoding SDR family oxidoreductase → MDNIRGKTIAITGAARGIGYATAKALLEHGARVVIGDRDVAFQESAVAQLTKLGPVSGYPLDVTDRESFATFLDKARTDGGGHIDVLINNAGVMPIGPFLEQSEQSIRSSIEVNLYGVIAGCQLVLPGMIARRSGHIINIASLSGLIPVPGQVVYVGAKFGVVGLSAALADEMAPHGVDVSVVMPPFTNTELISGTKSGGAIKPVEPEDIAAAVVKTLQKPKTHVSVPPPLRFTAQAAQMLGPRGRRWLNKKLGLDRVFLEFDTSARQGYEQRAQAAQGVVEGPDKK
- a CDS encoding endonuclease domain-containing protein, with the protein product MGPFIGSEAVAAGVVNRYQLATRHDAVFRNVYVPSGYVVTAVDKAVAAWLWSERRATAAGLSAAALHGTLWIDAHLPAEINQPHRHKTTGILLHSDKLADDEVCVVNGIPATTPARTAYDLGRRRGLTTAVIRLDALMQATELKPADIQLLADRHRGARGIVQLREAISLSDAGAESPQETRTRLILTQAGLRPTCTQLEVFDEWGDFVGRIDMGWDEWRVGVEYDGIQHWTDPRVREKDIEKQAKFQGLGWRIIRVSANMLRNRPHVVIGRTRAALRAAGASM